The Desulfosporosinus acidiphilus SJ4 genome has a window encoding:
- a CDS encoding DNA translocase FtsK has translation MRTNRKNVNTIGIKIASILIGLFSLLGLLGGLGFSIGKQIFLKISVIFGTHFAWVVLFFCFFSAVALWIYSVQLQSFRSRAQTTAKSIHPKAVAKAQPASQVEGKPSKSWLTSSKSKSKYIEEGIPLPSGKLVNLHGFNHYFSSPEWVEIKEMDLDQAMEMEELGRDFPSYFGTGETFMPKKSPKLTLLKGLDAYFEEVDKEEKSEDLTTQSENNRPSLLETIKEKTSQPRPIFKSQADQAEFLAQFKIDRSSSGENKHDIPLVSSENDSAENLEDVEVNLESKPDQKMNMDNVFDSAAKFTTVTEGKRGSELLSDRETIPEVFADDSLQSLPDKGKDKTVDITDAEMNSKSKIQPMIEHKLEPILEPRAELILEPMSESEPIAISPTSTSISKSGPKSDLMCEPISDLISESIVDRSLETQVPITFEDEPEESVRSDFLWETPDLSLLAPVPPHIPIQDSETSKRLEKVLLDFGVKAKVVDVTRGPVITRYELAPAPGVKISKIVNLADDIALGLAARDVRIEAPIPGKAAVGIEVPNKQARSVPFREVLEAASFQQHPSKLKVALGKDIADQAIVADLIKMPHLLVAGATGSGKSVCITSIINSILFNSTPAEVKFLLVDPKMVELSQYNGIPHLLAPVVVDPKKAASALKWIVKEMENRYELFAAAGVRDVVRYNKLKSDNQSSLALPYIVVIIDELADLMLVAPGEVEEAICRLAQMARAAGIHLVIATQRPSVDVITGVIKANIPSRISFAVSSQIDSRTILDATGAEKLLGKGDMLYSPLGINKAIRVQGCLVTDEEVQRIISHWKSLGKPEYLDPERLFADTPEKSDDGNGPDDALFFEAGNLCLKTGFASTSLLQRRLKIGYTRAARLIDMLEDLGVVGGFEGSKPRQVLISMDEFSERFG, from the coding sequence GTGCGTACCAACAGAAAGAACGTAAATACGATTGGTATAAAAATCGCAAGTATTTTAATAGGGCTGTTTTCTCTCTTGGGTTTATTGGGTGGTCTGGGATTTTCCATAGGGAAACAAATCTTTTTAAAGATTTCTGTAATTTTTGGAACTCATTTTGCTTGGGTTGTACTTTTCTTTTGCTTCTTTAGTGCTGTTGCCTTATGGATTTATTCAGTCCAACTGCAGTCGTTTCGATCTCGAGCACAGACAACGGCAAAAAGTATTCATCCGAAAGCTGTTGCTAAAGCACAGCCTGCGAGCCAAGTTGAGGGAAAGCCTTCGAAATCGTGGTTAACAAGTTCTAAATCCAAATCCAAATATATTGAAGAGGGAATACCGCTTCCTTCTGGAAAACTTGTTAATTTGCATGGGTTTAATCATTACTTTTCATCGCCGGAATGGGTCGAAATTAAAGAGATGGATCTGGATCAAGCGATGGAGATGGAAGAACTGGGGAGGGATTTTCCTTCCTACTTTGGAACCGGGGAGACATTTATGCCTAAAAAGTCTCCTAAACTAACCCTCCTTAAGGGACTTGATGCATATTTTGAGGAAGTTGACAAAGAAGAAAAATCAGAGGACTTGACGACTCAGTCGGAAAACAATAGACCATCATTGTTGGAAACTATCAAGGAAAAGACATCACAACCTAGGCCTATCTTCAAATCTCAAGCAGATCAAGCCGAGTTTTTGGCACAATTTAAAATCGATCGTAGTTCATCTGGTGAAAATAAACACGATATTCCGCTAGTATCATCAGAAAACGATAGTGCGGAAAATCTTGAAGATGTAGAAGTCAACCTAGAAAGCAAACCGGATCAAAAGATGAATATGGATAATGTTTTTGATAGCGCTGCGAAGTTTACGACTGTAACGGAAGGTAAACGTGGAAGCGAACTTTTAAGCGACCGCGAAACTATTCCGGAGGTTTTTGCTGATGATTCTTTGCAGTCCTTGCCGGATAAGGGCAAGGACAAAACTGTCGATATAACCGACGCCGAGATGAATTCGAAATCTAAAATACAACCTATGATTGAACATAAACTCGAACCTATTTTAGAACCGAGAGCAGAATTAATATTAGAACCAATGTCAGAATCGGAACCAATTGCAATATCACCAACATCAACATCCATTTCAAAATCAGGACCAAAATCGGACCTTATGTGCGAACCTATATCAGACCTTATATCAGAATCAATCGTAGATCGATCTCTTGAAACCCAAGTGCCTATTACTTTCGAAGATGAACCGGAGGAAAGCGTTCGGAGCGATTTTCTTTGGGAAACCCCCGATCTTTCTTTGCTTGCTCCAGTCCCGCCACATATTCCTATCCAAGACTCCGAGACTTCCAAGCGGTTAGAGAAAGTTCTCTTGGATTTCGGTGTCAAAGCTAAAGTAGTTGATGTTACAAGGGGTCCGGTGATCACACGTTACGAATTAGCTCCTGCTCCGGGTGTAAAAATTAGTAAAATTGTTAACTTGGCGGATGATATCGCGTTAGGATTGGCAGCACGCGATGTGCGTATTGAAGCTCCAATCCCCGGAAAAGCGGCTGTTGGCATCGAAGTTCCCAATAAACAGGCTCGTTCCGTTCCTTTTCGTGAGGTCCTTGAGGCAGCAAGCTTTCAGCAACATCCGTCCAAACTTAAAGTAGCTTTAGGAAAGGATATTGCAGATCAAGCCATTGTGGCAGATTTAATCAAAATGCCCCATCTATTGGTGGCCGGAGCTACAGGTTCGGGAAAGAGTGTTTGTATTACTTCGATTATTAACTCAATCTTATTTAACTCAACACCGGCAGAAGTTAAGTTTTTGCTTGTAGATCCAAAAATGGTTGAGCTCAGTCAATACAACGGAATCCCTCATTTGCTGGCCCCGGTTGTCGTTGATCCAAAGAAAGCAGCCAGTGCCCTTAAATGGATTGTTAAAGAAATGGAAAACAGATACGAACTATTTGCTGCCGCCGGAGTAAGGGATGTTGTCCGCTATAATAAACTGAAATCTGATAATCAATCATCGTTAGCATTACCCTATATTGTTGTAATCATCGATGAATTAGCAGATCTCATGCTGGTAGCCCCCGGAGAAGTCGAGGAGGCGATCTGTCGTTTGGCTCAAATGGCGAGGGCTGCCGGTATTCATCTTGTCATTGCTACCCAACGGCCCTCGGTTGATGTGATAACAGGGGTTATTAAGGCAAATATCCCCAGCCGAATTTCCTTTGCCGTATCGTCCCAAATTGATTCGCGTACTATTCTTGACGCTACAGGCGCGGAAAAACTTTTGGGCAAGGGGGATATGCTTTATTCTCCTTTAGGGATCAATAAAGCCATACGTGTCCAGGGCTGTTTAGTCACAGATGAAGAGGTTCAGAGGATCATTAGCCATTGGAAAAGTCTTGGCAAACCCGAATATTTGGACCCCGAGCGGCTTTTTGCAGACACGCCCGAAAAGAGTGACGATGGAAACGGGCCGGATGATGCTCTGTTTTTTGAAGCGGGAAATCTATGCCTTAAAACCGGTTTTGCCTCCACATCGTTGCTGCAGCGCCGCTTAAAAATTGGTTATACTCGAGCGGCCCGGTTGATTGATATGCTTGAGGATCTGGGGGTTGTTGGAGGTTTTGAGGGAAGTAAACCCAGGCAGGTGCTCATTTCCATGGATGAATTCTCAGAGAGATTTGGCTGA
- a CDS encoding GH36-type glycosyl hydrolase domain-containing protein, with the protein MKFFARSMIKEKPYKDIALHGEDLLKHAEEIARFTSNQTTQQPKRTLLPRVKQNIKFLERAYHEISDYGARTKDTIPATEWFLDNYYSLRGLKEDITESLPLSFERQLPRNSSGDFMGYPRVYALLVELIEHTDSQLQRDTLKAFINAYQRHIPLSSGELWAIPTMLRIVILENIRRLAEQILFTQTERERADQWLLPLLETDHDRTNWDEVLKTLSPEEEYSSAYAEQILRRIREFGVEGAPLLHWIDRVVAKQDTTIEELAKLERQRQTMYQVSMGHAITSIHFIAAENWPIFFEEVSLVESIFARDPIKIYGQMDFDSRDAYRHEVEEIAKNFNTSELVVARKVLSRAEKAQEREDALASHIGYDLLGSGRDSLERELKQDFGANLSVLNKLRHTIRKSPRLYYFGSLILGTGLLTLWGLSYAQRINPFSVSYLVLLLTLFIWASGLIIPTVNWLISKLFNPTFLPKLELRDGISDEFRTMVVVPTLLSSIDRVKELIAEMEVYFLANRDNNLYFALLGDFVDASSQTIPGDEEIVASAIEGIQNLNQKYNQDRFYFFHRHRLFNPAEGVWMGWERKRGKLMEFNSLLRQAGETSYDVQIGDLTILPSIRYVITLDADTKLPQGTAKKLIGTLAHPLNAPRLNEDRTRVVQGYGVLQPRVGVSILSAGATEFSRIYSGRVGVDPYTHAISDLYQDLFGEGIFTGKGIYEVEVFKQVTQDTFPENTILSHDLIEGIYARAGLVTDIELVDGYPSTYRAFLRRQHRWVRGDWQLIPWLFRPLPFIAKWKIFDNLRRSLESPAQLLLLTLGFLVLPGNPWVWTGLAALGILWPMILCLFNMLFSIGKEGTDLAHDSVTLAEQFGLQFLLLPYQSYTMCDAILRSLYRQFISHRNMLEWETAADTEKRIDLGFRATLGAMKSVVVYAMVVFLLLAFIYPARLIGFTPLAILWLFSLWCAYRVSLPKRHHKELLSADEQQSLRLWARKIWAFFEEFVSENEHWLPPDNVQIDPPNGIAHRTSPTNIGLALLANIAARDFGYIPLETAIQRIETMLRTIQKLEHWKGHLYNWYNTLTLQPLEPSYISTVDSGNFVLYLVTLKSGISESLEKPVLKPDYLSALQDTLILLKQAAGEEDIEVFTDFERSLHELLESSDKSWGLETWSALLSSWPKAYSSEKWPEDVKYWAQQLDTMISSFRQEIQDYFPWFNETSLQESVNKQMDADLQSCTFHDLSLYYSRGLDTGNFMPEIEERIKTALEKIKNLILKSRKLEQWLEEMVLATEFRPLFDEKRQLFSIGYRIGDSTLDKSYYDLLASEARQASFIAIAKGDIPHSHWFRLGRTLTLAKGERSLVSWSGTMFEFLMPLLVMRNYEGTLLDETYHSVVEVQRKYAGEHNLPWGISESGFYAFDPQLNYQYKAFGVPGLGLKRGLIQDLVIAPYASFLALMVSPREALANISSMSHQGFGGRYGLYEAVDFTTDRIPVGGSYKLIKSFMAHHQGMSFLALDNVLFADSMQRRMHSEAFIQASELLLQERLPSAVSLVSQPESEQVRAEQQDQDSPTEKNQSIFLHTAMSPIPVTHCISNGQYSVMVTNSGSGFSRYREISISRWREDVTRDAWGMYFYIQNLNSGDFWSAAFQPCRYSGEDYKVTYAPDRVEYFRKDGNLTTKTEIVVSPEDQTEIRRISLTNHSKFERVLEITSYFEVVLARANDDIAHPAFGNLFIQTDFQNEALFASRRPRKENQRRLWLMHTVATEGDKVGALQYETDRARFIGRGRSLAKPQALDANRPLSNTVGAVLDPIMSLRQRVRIGPGQTARVSFSVGYADNQEEIIRISEKYRDPLSVNRAFELAWTHCKMELRHLNLTAAQANEGLSLGGHLLFLSPCRRDVADYIEKNCKGQSSLWPYAISGDLPIVLVRVDREEHLDLVRRLLTIHEYWSLKGLYADLVILNEDESGYVQAFQDNLRDLVSMGHARDRLNQPGGVFILQKGHVYPDDLRLLYTVARIIFSGEGGSCSLQVRKKSKLITEAPINHSTKAASDFEDVAIETSQENKFPESFDRTLSPLTFPNGYGGFSDDGKEYVIQLQEGRNTPLPWINVIANSKFGFQVSEAGAGYSWSMNSREYKLTPWSNDPVLDPPGEAIYLKNVETGEFWSVTAKPRREKGIYTIRHGQGYSVFEHCSHGLKQTLRLFVPVEEPVKITDLTLSNISQQTMHLDVVCYVEWVLGVARELTAPYLVTEYDEENQAFLVRNSYQEEFAGREAFLTVTGGDVESYTGDRSEFIGRNGSLADPAGLKMESFSGTCGSGLDPCSAMQIKVSIAPGEVKTMTFLLGDAQKREEVEQIREKFGTLEKVSGELENVKNYWDVLLGKIRVETPDMSMNLLLNQWLLYQTMVCRIWARSAFYQSGGAYGFRDQLQDVMALVYTSPEMTRRQIVLHCAHQFREGDVQHWWHEGKSKGIRTRFSDDLLWLPFVTAHYIERTGDSGVLDEMTPFLDDEPLKKGEDERYSVPNVSPEMGTVYEHCLRALEHGMRFGEHGLPLIGSGDWNDGFSQIGPQGRGESVWLGWFLYSTLMHFSSICLERQDRERGEDYRRIAEELQDSLEKHGWDGGWYRRAYFDDGTPLGSTRNTECQIDAIAQSWSVISGAAKPTRALDAMLALEHYLWRKDDGILLLLTPPFDKSLPDPGYIKGYVPGVRENGGQYTHGAIWAVLAYTTLGEGDKAMELFHMLNPINHARTENEVNRYKVEPYVVAADVYAIHPHVGRGGWSWYTGAAGWLYQAGLEGILGFRRQGERLILKPCIPSHWKGFSLTYTYFSTKYEIVIENPQERMTGFETIICDDELLEEPVILLKDDGQVHTIRLTM; encoded by the coding sequence ATGAAGTTTTTCGCACGGTCAATGATTAAAGAAAAGCCTTATAAGGATATTGCCCTTCATGGGGAAGATTTACTGAAGCATGCGGAAGAAATTGCCCGTTTCACTTCCAATCAAACTACACAACAGCCCAAGCGAACTTTGCTGCCAAGGGTTAAACAAAATATTAAGTTCTTGGAACGTGCTTATCACGAGATTTCTGATTATGGTGCTCGTACTAAAGATACCATTCCGGCAACGGAATGGTTCTTGGACAATTATTATAGTTTGCGAGGACTAAAGGAGGATATCACCGAAAGTCTTCCTTTGAGTTTTGAGCGCCAACTGCCCAGAAATTCAAGTGGTGACTTTATGGGTTATCCCAGAGTGTATGCCCTGTTGGTTGAGCTGATTGAGCATACGGACAGCCAGTTGCAAAGGGACACTCTTAAGGCGTTTATTAATGCCTATCAACGGCATATACCCCTATCGAGCGGAGAATTATGGGCAATACCAACCATGCTTAGAATTGTAATTCTCGAGAACATTAGGAGATTGGCGGAACAAATTTTATTCACTCAGACAGAAAGAGAAAGGGCTGATCAATGGCTTCTGCCTCTGCTGGAAACCGACCATGACAGAACGAATTGGGATGAGGTGTTAAAAACCTTAAGTCCTGAGGAAGAATACTCTTCAGCTTATGCTGAACAAATTTTACGACGGATACGTGAATTTGGTGTGGAAGGGGCACCTTTACTGCATTGGATTGATCGGGTCGTTGCCAAACAAGATACTACTATCGAGGAATTAGCCAAACTTGAACGTCAGCGACAAACGATGTATCAAGTATCCATGGGACATGCAATTACAAGCATTCATTTTATTGCGGCTGAAAACTGGCCTATATTTTTCGAAGAAGTCAGTTTAGTGGAAAGCATTTTTGCAAGAGATCCAATCAAAATATATGGCCAAATGGATTTCGATTCTCGTGATGCCTATCGTCATGAAGTGGAGGAAATCGCGAAGAATTTTAACACCTCTGAACTCGTTGTGGCCCGCAAAGTGCTTTCCAGGGCAGAAAAAGCTCAAGAACGAGAAGACGCTTTAGCTTCCCATATAGGGTATGATTTGCTGGGTTCTGGCAGAGATAGTCTAGAACGAGAATTAAAACAGGATTTCGGAGCCAATTTAAGTGTTCTTAACAAACTTCGTCATACCATCCGCAAAAGCCCCCGTTTGTATTATTTCGGAAGTCTAATCCTTGGAACCGGCTTGCTGACTCTTTGGGGTTTGTCTTACGCTCAGCGAATAAACCCATTCTCTGTCAGCTATCTTGTTTTGCTATTAACCCTCTTCATTTGGGCCAGCGGTTTAATCATTCCCACGGTCAACTGGTTAATAAGCAAACTATTTAATCCCACATTTTTGCCTAAGTTGGAGTTACGAGATGGGATTTCCGATGAATTTAGGACAATGGTTGTTGTCCCTACTCTTCTCTCGAGTATTGACCGAGTTAAAGAACTCATCGCTGAAATGGAAGTCTATTTTCTAGCTAACCGGGATAATAACTTATATTTTGCCTTGCTGGGTGATTTTGTGGATGCTTCCTCCCAGACGATCCCCGGTGATGAAGAAATTGTAGCTTCTGCCATTGAAGGAATCCAAAATCTCAATCAAAAATATAACCAGGACCGGTTTTATTTTTTTCATCGACACCGTTTATTCAATCCTGCGGAAGGAGTCTGGATGGGTTGGGAACGCAAACGGGGAAAACTCATGGAGTTCAACTCGCTTTTGCGTCAAGCCGGTGAAACAAGTTATGACGTCCAAATTGGCGATTTAACAATTCTTCCAAGTATTCGTTACGTCATAACTCTCGATGCCGACACTAAATTACCTCAAGGAACAGCCAAAAAGCTCATTGGAACGCTTGCCCATCCGCTCAATGCTCCCCGTCTAAATGAAGACAGAACGAGAGTAGTCCAAGGATACGGAGTCCTCCAGCCTCGAGTAGGCGTTTCAATTTTAAGTGCCGGAGCAACAGAATTCTCACGTATCTATTCTGGAAGAGTCGGTGTAGATCCGTATACTCATGCTATATCCGATCTATACCAAGATTTATTTGGCGAAGGAATTTTTACAGGCAAGGGTATTTATGAGGTTGAGGTTTTTAAGCAGGTGACCCAAGACACCTTTCCGGAAAATACGATTCTCAGTCATGATTTGATCGAAGGCATTTATGCACGGGCAGGCCTTGTGACGGATATTGAATTAGTTGATGGTTATCCTTCGACCTATCGTGCTTTCCTGCGGCGGCAACATCGCTGGGTTCGAGGAGATTGGCAGCTTATTCCTTGGCTTTTTCGACCGCTGCCTTTCATTGCAAAATGGAAGATCTTTGATAACTTAAGGAGAAGTTTGGAAAGTCCGGCTCAATTATTGCTCTTGACTTTAGGCTTCTTAGTTCTGCCTGGGAATCCCTGGGTTTGGACCGGACTGGCTGCTTTAGGAATTCTATGGCCAATGATCTTGTGCCTATTCAATATGCTTTTCTCAATTGGAAAAGAAGGGACAGACCTTGCACATGATTCCGTGACTCTTGCCGAACAATTTGGGCTGCAGTTTCTGCTGTTGCCCTATCAATCCTATACCATGTGCGATGCTATCTTAAGGAGCTTATACCGGCAGTTTATTTCTCACCGCAATATGCTGGAATGGGAAACGGCTGCAGATACTGAAAAGCGTATAGATTTAGGCTTTAGAGCCACTTTAGGAGCCATGAAGTCCGTCGTCGTCTATGCGATGGTTGTTTTTTTACTGTTGGCGTTTATTTACCCTGCGCGACTGATAGGCTTTACTCCTTTAGCGATTCTCTGGCTTTTTTCCCTTTGGTGTGCCTATAGAGTTAGTCTTCCGAAACGGCATCATAAGGAATTGCTTTCTGCGGATGAACAGCAGTCTTTAAGGCTTTGGGCCAGAAAGATCTGGGCTTTTTTTGAAGAGTTTGTGAGTGAGAATGAGCATTGGCTTCCGCCCGATAACGTTCAAATTGATCCGCCTAATGGTATTGCCCATAGAACATCTCCAACCAACATTGGTTTGGCTTTACTTGCCAATATTGCAGCCAGAGACTTTGGCTATATACCCTTAGAAACAGCCATCCAAAGAATTGAAACTATGCTGCGGACTATACAGAAGCTTGAGCATTGGAAAGGGCATCTTTACAATTGGTATAATACTCTTACCCTTCAACCTTTGGAACCAAGTTATATTTCAACGGTAGACAGCGGAAATTTTGTATTATATTTGGTGACGTTGAAGTCAGGAATCAGCGAATCCCTCGAAAAGCCGGTTTTAAAGCCTGACTATTTGTCTGCTTTACAAGATACGTTAATCCTTTTGAAGCAAGCTGCCGGTGAAGAGGATATAGAAGTATTTACTGATTTTGAAAGATCACTTCATGAGCTTTTAGAGAGTTCTGATAAGTCTTGGGGCCTCGAAACATGGAGCGCTCTCTTATCGTCTTGGCCGAAAGCTTATTCGAGCGAGAAATGGCCGGAAGACGTCAAATACTGGGCTCAACAACTGGATACGATGATTTCTTCTTTTCGCCAGGAAATTCAAGATTATTTTCCGTGGTTTAATGAAACGTCCCTTCAGGAATCCGTAAACAAGCAAATGGATGCCGATCTTCAATCTTGCACTTTCCATGATCTTTCTCTGTACTATTCCCGGGGGTTGGACACAGGGAATTTTATGCCGGAGATTGAAGAACGGATAAAGACTGCTTTGGAAAAAATTAAAAACTTGATCCTCAAGTCCAGAAAACTAGAACAATGGCTCGAAGAGATGGTTTTAGCTACGGAGTTTCGTCCCTTATTTGATGAGAAACGTCAACTCTTCTCGATTGGCTATCGCATTGGAGACAGCACGCTTGACAAGTCCTATTATGATTTATTAGCCTCTGAGGCTCGACAAGCGAGCTTTATTGCCATAGCCAAAGGAGATATTCCCCATAGTCATTGGTTCAGGCTGGGACGTACTTTGACCTTAGCTAAAGGAGAAAGAAGTCTCGTTTCTTGGAGCGGCACAATGTTTGAGTTTTTAATGCCGCTGCTGGTCATGAGAAACTATGAGGGTACGTTATTGGATGAAACCTATCATTCGGTGGTTGAAGTTCAAAGAAAGTATGCCGGGGAACATAATTTGCCTTGGGGAATTTCCGAGTCAGGCTTTTATGCTTTTGATCCACAGCTTAATTATCAATATAAAGCCTTTGGAGTTCCTGGATTAGGGTTAAAACGGGGTTTAATACAGGATTTGGTGATTGCACCTTATGCCAGTTTCCTGGCACTGATGGTTTCTCCTCGGGAGGCTCTGGCGAATATTTCAAGTATGAGTCATCAGGGCTTTGGCGGTCGTTATGGACTTTACGAAGCTGTTGATTTTACAACCGACCGAATACCTGTGGGGGGATCCTATAAGCTGATTAAGAGTTTCATGGCCCATCATCAAGGAATGAGTTTTCTAGCTCTGGACAATGTTTTATTTGCTGACAGTATGCAGAGGCGCATGCACAGTGAGGCATTTATTCAGGCCTCAGAGCTTCTTCTGCAAGAAAGACTGCCTTCTGCGGTATCCCTTGTATCTCAACCGGAGAGTGAACAGGTTAGAGCAGAACAGCAGGATCAAGATTCTCCTACGGAGAAGAATCAGTCAATTTTCCTGCATACCGCCATGAGTCCTATACCGGTAACGCATTGTATTTCCAATGGGCAGTATTCTGTGATGGTGACAAATTCAGGGTCTGGGTTTAGTAGATATCGCGAAATCAGTATTTCGCGCTGGCGGGAGGATGTGACCCGAGACGCTTGGGGCATGTATTTTTACATCCAAAACTTAAATTCAGGTGATTTTTGGTCAGCGGCATTTCAGCCTTGCCGGTACAGTGGGGAGGACTACAAGGTAACCTACGCACCTGATCGGGTGGAGTATTTTCGTAAAGACGGGAACCTTACGACGAAAACTGAAATCGTCGTTTCTCCTGAAGATCAAACCGAAATCAGGCGTATTTCCCTGACGAATCACAGTAAGTTTGAGCGCGTCCTGGAAATCACCAGCTATTTTGAAGTGGTGTTGGCCAGGGCGAACGATGATATAGCGCATCCTGCCTTTGGCAATCTATTTATTCAAACAGATTTCCAGAACGAAGCGCTCTTTGCCTCCCGCCGTCCCCGCAAAGAAAACCAGCGGCGTTTGTGGTTGATGCATACGGTAGCGACAGAGGGGGATAAAGTTGGTGCCCTGCAATATGAGACAGACCGGGCACGATTTATCGGACGGGGGAGAAGCCTTGCCAAGCCCCAGGCTTTAGATGCCAATCGTCCGTTGTCCAATACGGTGGGAGCAGTTCTTGATCCGATCATGAGCCTGCGGCAGCGAGTTAGAATTGGTCCGGGACAGACTGCCAGGGTTTCCTTTTCGGTAGGTTATGCGGATAACCAAGAGGAAATAATCCGAATTTCTGAGAAATATCGTGATCCACTTTCTGTGAATAGGGCTTTTGAGCTGGCTTGGACACACTGTAAAATGGAACTTCGCCATCTTAACCTGACAGCAGCACAAGCCAATGAAGGTCTAAGTCTCGGAGGTCATCTCCTCTTTCTCAGCCCGTGTCGCAGAGATGTGGCGGACTATATCGAAAAGAATTGTAAAGGACAGTCATCTTTATGGCCCTATGCTATTTCAGGAGATCTTCCCATTGTGCTTGTTCGGGTTGATCGGGAAGAACATTTGGATTTAGTTCGCCGCCTGCTCACTATCCATGAATACTGGAGCTTAAAGGGATTATATGCTGATTTGGTGATTCTGAACGAAGATGAGAGCGGTTATGTACAGGCCTTTCAAGATAATTTAAGGGATTTAGTTTCTATGGGACATGCGAGGGATCGCTTAAATCAACCCGGTGGAGTTTTTATCCTGCAAAAAGGGCATGTGTACCCGGATGATTTAAGATTGCTTTATACCGTAGCAAGAATAATTTTCAGCGGTGAAGGAGGATCTTGTTCTCTTCAGGTTCGCAAGAAGAGCAAATTAATCACTGAGGCCCCAATAAACCACAGCACGAAAGCTGCCAGTGACTTTGAAGATGTCGCCATAGAAACTTCCCAGGAAAATAAATTCCCAGAATCCTTTGACCGAACCTTAAGCCCTTTAACCTTCCCGAACGGATATGGAGGCTTTAGTGATGATGGGAAAGAATATGTTATCCAGCTTCAGGAAGGTAGGAATACCCCTCTTCCCTGGATTAATGTCATTGCTAACTCAAAGTTTGGTTTCCAGGTTTCTGAGGCGGGGGCGGGTTATTCCTGGTCTATGAACAGCAGGGAGTATAAATTGACTCCTTGGTCTAATGATCCGGTTCTTGATCCTCCTGGGGAAGCCATTTACTTAAAGAATGTCGAAACGGGTGAATTTTGGTCCGTGACGGCTAAGCCAAGGCGGGAGAAAGGGATCTATACAATTCGTCATGGGCAAGGATATTCGGTTTTCGAACACTGCAGCCACGGCCTAAAGCAAACGCTGAGGCTGTTTGTACCTGTTGAGGAACCTGTCAAAATCACCGATTTGACGCTTTCAAATATATCTCAACAAACAATGCATTTAGACGTAGTCTGCTACGTCGAATGGGTTTTGGGAGTGGCTCGGGAACTGACTGCCCCGTATTTGGTCACGGAATATGATGAAGAGAATCAGGCCTTCTTAGTCCGTAACAGTTACCAAGAAGAATTTGCAGGTCGAGAAGCTTTTTTGACGGTCACCGGCGGTGACGTGGAGAGTTATACCGGGGATCGGTCAGAATTTATCGGGCGAAACGGAAGTCTGGCAGATCCTGCGGGCTTAAAGATGGAAAGCTTCTCAGGTACCTGCGGATCAGGCCTTGATCCTTGTTCCGCTATGCAAATTAAGGTATCAATCGCCCCGGGAGAAGTAAAAACAATGACCTTTTTATTAGGGGATGCTCAGAAGCGGGAAGAGGTTGAACAAATCAGAGAAAAGTTTGGAACTTTAGAAAAGGTGAGTGGAGAACTGGAAAATGTTAAAAACTATTGGGACGTCTTACTGGGTAAAATTCGGGTCGAAACTCCAGATATGTCCATGAATTTACTTTTGAACCAGTGGCTCCTTTATCAAACCATGGTCTGCAGGATATGGGCAAGATCCGCATTTTATCAGTCCGGAGGAGCTTATGGTTTCAGAGATCAACTTCAGGATGTCATGGCTTTAGTTTATACGTCCCCTGAAATGACAAGGCGGCAAATTGTTCTGCATTGCGCCCATCAATTTAGGGAAGGTGATGTACAACACTGGTGGCATGAGGGAAAGAGTAAAGGAATTCGAACAAGATTCTCGGATGATTTGCTATGGCTTCCTTTCGTAACGGCTCATTATATTGAACGTACCGGGGATAGCGGAGTCTTGGATGAAATGACGCCGTTCCTGGATGATGAGCCACTAAAAAAGGGAGAAGATGAGCGCTATTCTGTTCCTAATGTTTCTCCGGAGATGGGAACTGTCTATGAACACTGTCTTCGAGCGCTTGAACATGGAATGCGCTTTGGTGAACATGGGCTGCCTTTGATTGGTTCCGGAGACTGGAATGACGGATTCAGCCAAATTGGGCCCCAGGGCCGGGGGGAAAGTGTTTGGTTGGGATGGTTTTTATATTCAACCTTAATGCACTTCTCTTCAATATGCCTGGAGCGTCAGGACAGGGAAAGAGGAGAAGACTATCGCAGGATTGCTGAAGAACTTCAGGATTCTCTCGAAAAACACGGCTGGGATGGAGGATGGTACCGGCGTGCCTATTTTGATGACGGAACTCCTTTAGGCTCAACTCGCAACACAGAGTGTCAGATTGATGCCATTGCTCAGTCTTGGTCGGTCATTTCCGGGGCAGCAAAGCCCACTCGTGCCTTAGATGCAATGTTGGCTTTGGAACATTATTTATGGCGCAAAGACGATGGAATCCTCTTGCTGTTGACACCTCCCTTTGACAAATCGCTGCCAGACCCCGGATATATCAAAGGTTATGTTCCAGGAGTCCGGGAAAACGGCGGGCAATATACTCATGGGGCTATCTGGGCCGTATTGGCTTACACAACCCTTGGGGAAGGGGATAAGGCTATGGAATTGTTTCATATGCTGAATCCTATCAATCATGCGCGAACGGAAAATGAGGTCAATCGCTATAAAGTTGAGCCCTATGTCGTTGCTGCGGATGTCTATGCTATTCACCCCCATGTTGGCCGCGGCGGCTGGAGCTGGTATACTGGAGCTGCAGGGTGGTTATATCAGGCCGGACTTGAAGGAATCTTGGGTTTCCGGCGGCAAGGTGAAAGGTTGATTCTCAAGCCGTGCATACCCAGCCATTGGAAGGGTTTCAGTTTGACCTATACTTATTTCTCCACAAAATACGAAATCGTCATCGAGAATCCGCAAGAGAGGATGACAGGATTTGAAACAATTATCTGTGATGACGAACTATTAGAGGAGCCGGTTATTTTACTCAAGGATGATGGTCAAGTTCATACTATACGTCTAACTATGTAG